Proteins from a genomic interval of Paenibacillus sp. FSL H8-0048:
- a CDS encoding Ig-like domain-containing protein produces the protein MKKRLLAAFAASLLLMPSLPFEAPVYAEGGTSGTAFYVATNGSDSNSGTLNAPFKSLEKARDTIRTLKAEEGLPEGGVTVYLREGRYERTSSFELREQDSGEANKPITYTAYPGEEVTLSGSEKLEKSAFVPVTDNAVLSRIISTEARTKVLEADLAGLGITDYGELSRHGYYLANDLSKVPPMELYVAGQGMTLARWPNEGTVQMDEILDPGPTRKDPNGEVHTRGGTFTYTYDRPQYWTQADDIWLDGIFGYSWEWSYNKIASIDTAAKSITLRYGEMSGIFKNWYPDFHFAQNLLEEIDMPGEYYIDRQAGKLYFLPNAGFAASADPDIEVTMLKTPMINALNASYIDFSELVLENGRDSAAVFMGGKQLRILNSEIHNFTNSGVLVNTQSRFYYNNFEGAPGTDHAIISTHIHHIGGTAVTLTGGNKTTLAPGNNRVENSHIHDFAYYHKAYNPGVLLSGVGNRMSHNELHDAPHPGVLIFGNDHTVEYNEIYDVCTTFSDLGAIYMNAGEQPHERGTVIRRNYFHNIGESKAGVEGVYPDNFTMGLTIDENIFYKMGNSAIKNNGGAHILTRNNIFIDSKIPYDYADMFLGDEPDDQVPLNYMPKWQALFAANNNFTGTPYLAKYPELADFFTENRYYPDTNTFQGNVVYNPSVPRSVTTNVYGAYDKFGLVQYANNWVTAGDPGFTDLAGGDLSLRPDADVYDMIPGFPEIPFAEIGVIGKAGTTAGADSYPVQGVSVYDSEITVDRWKTVKLRTAVLPWNADNPALTFTSADPGVAAVDSGGVVTGRAVGTTVITVASTENPLLSATVTVHVEAGDGVMDYTDFESGANGWLQDANRSIEKLGTNRWYKILNGASALSPKSFSDYELSFKLKTPAVMGDNTTLYIFDRQAGSGSTRIGYKTRADGSSAWLLYNSAWTVLKAVKLPGHDLQPDTEYTVRMLVKDGDISVYLDGAFRLKGSDPGHNAEGKVGFYVAGVSQMHFDDIQFKELTTTLAGIIPAENSVRLAAGEQRPLQVSYDPADTPDTGVTWQSANPAVATVDQTGVVSAVYEGDTVITAVSVVNPLIKADIAVTVSNIMHETNFENGGNGWPVDPNRSIAADPDGNRKYKLLNGATGLLDRSFTAYQLDFKLKTPAVMPDNGILYIFDRQDSSGSTRIGYRTRADGSSAWILYDTAWQKLTETVLPGHDLQPDTEYAVKVTAKGGDIAVTVDGAPRLSGSDPGHRPSGKVGFYTSGFAYMLFDDIVFSVLP, from the coding sequence GTGAAAAAACGTTTGCTTGCCGCCTTTGCAGCCAGTCTGCTGTTGATGCCGTCTCTGCCGTTTGAAGCCCCTGTCTATGCTGAGGGGGGGACGTCCGGGACGGCTTTTTATGTAGCCACCAATGGAAGCGATTCCAATTCCGGGACGCTGAATGCCCCATTCAAGAGTCTTGAAAAGGCGCGCGATACGATCCGTACGCTGAAGGCGGAGGAGGGATTGCCTGAGGGCGGGGTTACCGTGTATCTGCGGGAAGGAAGGTATGAGCGGACCAGCAGCTTCGAGCTGCGGGAGCAGGATTCCGGCGAGGCAAATAAGCCCATCACGTACACGGCATATCCGGGGGAAGAGGTCACTCTGTCAGGATCGGAGAAGCTGGAGAAATCAGCGTTCGTTCCGGTCACGGACAACGCCGTGCTCAGCCGGATCATCAGCACTGAAGCGAGAACTAAGGTGCTGGAGGCGGATCTCGCGGGTCTCGGGATTACCGATTACGGCGAGCTCAGCCGCCACGGCTATTATCTGGCTAATGACCTTAGCAAGGTCCCGCCGATGGAGCTGTACGTGGCTGGGCAGGGAATGACGCTGGCCCGCTGGCCGAATGAAGGCACGGTCCAGATGGACGAGATTCTCGATCCCGGCCCGACCCGCAAGGACCCGAACGGGGAGGTGCATACACGCGGCGGCACCTTCACCTATACGTATGACCGTCCCCAATACTGGACGCAGGCCGACGACATCTGGCTGGACGGGATCTTCGGCTACAGCTGGGAATGGTCGTATAACAAGATTGCTTCTATTGATACCGCGGCCAAAAGCATCACCCTCCGCTACGGCGAAATGAGCGGTATCTTCAAGAACTGGTATCCGGACTTCCACTTCGCGCAGAACCTGCTGGAGGAGATCGACATGCCCGGCGAATATTATATTGACCGCCAGGCCGGGAAGCTGTATTTTCTGCCGAATGCCGGATTTGCCGCCTCAGCGGACCCGGATATTGAAGTCACGATGCTGAAGACGCCGATGATCAACGCATTGAACGCCTCGTACATCGACTTCTCCGAGCTGGTGCTGGAGAACGGCCGCGATTCGGCAGCGGTGTTCATGGGCGGCAAGCAGCTGCGTATCCTGAACAGCGAGATCCACAATTTCACCAACAGCGGAGTGCTGGTCAACACCCAGAGCCGGTTTTACTATAATAATTTTGAAGGGGCACCGGGGACAGACCACGCTATTATCAGCACCCATATTCACCACATCGGCGGCACGGCCGTTACGCTGACCGGCGGCAACAAAACCACGCTTGCGCCGGGGAACAACAGGGTGGAGAATTCGCATATTCACGATTTTGCCTACTATCACAAAGCCTATAATCCGGGGGTTCTGCTGTCCGGTGTCGGCAACCGCATGTCGCACAATGAGCTGCATGATGCGCCCCATCCCGGCGTGCTGATCTTCGGCAATGACCATACCGTGGAGTATAACGAGATCTATGATGTATGTACGACCTTCTCCGATCTTGGAGCGATCTACATGAACGCAGGGGAGCAGCCCCATGAGCGGGGCACGGTGATCCGGCGCAATTATTTCCATAACATCGGCGAGAGCAAAGCAGGGGTAGAGGGCGTGTACCCGGATAATTTCACGATGGGACTGACGATCGACGAGAATATATTTTACAAGATGGGCAATTCGGCTATCAAAAATAACGGCGGTGCCCATATCCTGACCCGCAACAATATCTTCATTGACAGCAAGATTCCGTATGACTATGCGGATATGTTCCTTGGCGATGAGCCGGATGATCAGGTGCCGCTGAATTATATGCCGAAGTGGCAGGCTTTGTTCGCGGCGAACAATAATTTCACCGGAACGCCTTATCTGGCCAAGTATCCCGAGCTGGCGGATTTCTTCACGGAGAACCGTTATTATCCTGACACGAATACCTTCCAGGGCAATGTCGTCTACAACCCGTCGGTTCCGCGCAGTGTAACCACTAATGTGTATGGCGCGTACGACAAATTCGGGCTGGTCCAGTATGCGAATAACTGGGTGACTGCGGGTGATCCCGGCTTCACCGATCTGGCGGGAGGCGATCTGTCGCTGCGGCCGGATGCGGACGTATATGATATGATTCCCGGCTTCCCGGAAATTCCGTTTGCTGAGATCGGCGTTATCGGTAAGGCAGGCACGACAGCCGGTGCGGACAGCTATCCCGTGCAGGGGGTAAGTGTCTATGACAGCGAGATTACTGTAGACCGCTGGAAAACGGTGAAGCTGCGCACGGCAGTGCTGCCCTGGAATGCGGATAATCCCGCCTTGACCTTCACATCGGCAGATCCTGGGGTTGCGGCTGTAGATAGTGGAGGTGTTGTTACCGGCCGGGCGGTCGGGACCACGGTGATCACGGTAGCTTCAACGGAGAATCCGCTGCTGAGTGCCACGGTTACAGTTCACGTGGAGGCCGGCGATGGCGTGATGGACTACACGGATTTCGAGTCCGGCGCGAACGGCTGGCTGCAGGATGCGAACCGCAGCATCGAGAAGCTCGGCACGAACCGCTGGTATAAGATTCTGAATGGAGCCTCCGCCCTTAGCCCCAAATCCTTCTCGGACTATGAGCTGAGCTTCAAGCTGAAAACCCCGGCGGTGATGGGCGATAACACGACTCTGTATATCTTCGACCGTCAGGCCGGAAGCGGCTCTACCCGGATCGGCTATAAGACCCGTGCGGACGGAAGCTCCGCCTGGCTGCTGTACAATTCTGCCTGGACGGTGCTGAAGGCAGTGAAGCTGCCGGGACATGACCTGCAGCCGGATACGGAATATACGGTCCGCATGCTGGTGAAGGACGGCGACATCAGCGTCTATCTGGACGGAGCGTTCCGCCTGAAGGGCAGTGACCCGGGGCATAATGCGGAAGGGAAGGTCGGCTTCTATGTCGCGGGTGTCAGCCAGATGCACTTCGATGACATCCAGTTCAAGGAGCTGACGACTACGCTGGCCGGGATTATCCCGGCAGAGAACAGCGTGCGTCTGGCCGCCGGAGAGCAGCGGCCGCTGCAGGTCTCCTACGATCCTGCGGATACGCCGGATACAGGGGTGACCTGGCAGTCCGCCAACCCGGCGGTGGCAACAGTCGATCAGACTGGAGTGGTCAGCGCAGTGTATGAAGGGGATACGGTAATCACCGCTGTGTCGGTGGTAAATCCGCTGATAAAAGCTGATATTGCCGTAACAGTCTCCAATATCATGCATGAGACGAACTTCGAGAACGGCGGCAACGGCTGGCCGGTCGACCCGAACCGCAGCATTGCCGCTGACCCGGACGGCAACCGCAAATATAAGCTGCTGAACGGCGCGACCGGACTGCTTGACCGCAGCTTCACCGCCTATCAGCTGGACTTCAAGCTGAAGACACCGGCGGTGATGCCGGATAACGGCATCCTGTACATTTTCGACCGCCAGGACAGCAGCGGCTCGACCCGGATCGGCTACCGGACCCGGGCAGACGGATCTTCGGCCTGGATACTCTATGACACTGCATGGCAGAAGCTGACCGAGACGGTGCTGCCGGGACATGACCTGCAGCCGGATACGGAGTACGCGGTGAAGGTAACGGCGAAGGGCGGGGACATCGCTGTAACCGTGGACGGCGCACCAAGGCTCTCCGGCAGCGATCCGGGCCACCGCCCGTCCGGCAAGGTCGGCTTCTACACCAGCGGCTTCGCCTACATGCTGTTCGACGATATTGTCTTCTCGGTTCTGCCTTAA
- a CDS encoding ABC transporter permease: MTFRQFAFRNVTRNKRLYTAYFLSSMFTVMVFFTFSIFAYHPVFSADRLQSSAALALSVAKWIIYVFSFFFVLYSMSSFLQSRKREFGLMMMHGMTTRQLRRMIFLENMMIGAGATVSGIGLGVIFAKGILLAGERVLSLHERLLFYFPVKAIVLTLISFMLLFALISLFISAVLRSGKLITLIKASRQPKPEPKASILLSLLVVLLLGSGYFLALRTSGLNVMLMLVPVAVMVIIGTYLLFTQLSVYLIRELKAREGLFWRRTNMLLLSDLSFRMKDNARSFFLVAIISTVSFSAIGTLYGFQSMLNGALKEKNPYLFTYLSAQGDSKAKAHIQLIDESLLKAGITAGRTGLALSYYKTADGGRSLILVKQSEYNRLAEQMGMKPIRLNSGKAAIVDFGLSRKGEELLNQPVKLQSGAVIEADQAVVSAALRAVSGYYVVSDEWMARLAQPLKVSHYYAWLGEIGQPGIESIGQRLTNKLPYNEFYNFYALEYETSRINDYFGPLMFIGLFVGIVFFVSAGSFLYFRLYSDLDEDKLKFKAISKLGLSHKELGRILNRQIGLLFFAPIVVALIHGAVALTALSHMFQYSLFRESLLVLGLFFFIQVIYFLIVRLFYTRQIRSALAG; this comes from the coding sequence ATGACGTTCCGCCAGTTCGCATTCCGTAATGTCACCCGGAACAAACGGCTGTACACCGCCTATTTTCTCAGCAGCATGTTTACGGTAATGGTCTTCTTCACCTTCTCCATCTTCGCCTATCATCCGGTATTCAGCGCAGACCGTCTCCAATCCAGCGCTGCTCTGGCGCTTTCGGTCGCCAAATGGATTATTTATGTGTTTTCCTTTTTCTTCGTGCTGTACTCTATGAGCTCCTTTCTGCAATCGCGAAAACGGGAGTTCGGGCTGATGATGATGCATGGCATGACTACCCGCCAGCTGCGGCGGATGATTTTCCTGGAGAATATGATGATCGGGGCGGGGGCTACGGTCAGCGGCATCGGGCTCGGCGTGATTTTTGCCAAGGGGATTCTGCTTGCCGGAGAGCGTGTGCTTTCCCTTCATGAGCGTCTGTTGTTCTATTTCCCGGTGAAGGCGATTGTGCTGACCCTGATTTCCTTCATGCTGCTGTTCGCCCTTATCTCCCTCTTCATTTCGGCGGTGCTGCGCAGCGGCAAGCTGATTACGCTCATCAAGGCAAGCCGTCAACCCAAACCGGAGCCAAAGGCCTCTATTCTGTTGTCTCTGCTGGTGGTCCTGCTGCTGGGAAGCGGCTACTTCCTGGCGCTGCGGACCAGCGGACTAAATGTAATGCTGATGCTCGTGCCCGTTGCCGTTATGGTGATCATCGGCACCTATCTGCTGTTTACACAGCTAAGCGTCTACCTGATCCGGGAGCTGAAGGCGCGGGAGGGGCTGTTCTGGCGCAGAACCAATATGCTGCTGCTCTCAGATCTCTCCTTCCGTATGAAGGATAATGCCCGCTCGTTCTTCCTGGTGGCTATTATCTCTACTGTTTCTTTCAGCGCTATAGGAACCCTCTACGGATTTCAGTCCATGCTGAACGGGGCGCTTAAGGAAAAGAATCCTTATCTGTTCACCTATCTGTCTGCACAAGGAGACAGCAAGGCAAAGGCCCATATCCAGCTGATTGACGAGAGCCTGCTCAAGGCCGGGATTACAGCAGGCAGAACAGGTCTGGCGCTGAGCTATTACAAGACCGCGGACGGGGGCCGGTCACTGATTCTGGTGAAGCAATCGGAATATAACCGCCTGGCGGAGCAAATGGGAATGAAGCCCATCCGGCTGAACAGCGGGAAGGCGGCCATTGTGGATTTCGGACTGTCCCGTAAGGGGGAAGAGCTGCTTAACCAGCCGGTAAAGCTGCAGTCAGGGGCTGTAATCGAGGCGGATCAGGCCGTCGTCTCTGCGGCGCTCCGGGCGGTCAGCGGGTATTATGTCGTCTCCGACGAATGGATGGCCCGGCTCGCCCAGCCGCTCAAGGTAAGCCATTATTACGCGTGGCTCGGGGAGATTGGACAGCCAGGGATTGAGAGTATAGGGCAGCGGCTGACGAACAAGCTCCCCTATAATGAATTCTATAATTTCTATGCGCTGGAATATGAGACCTCCAGAATTAATGATTACTTTGGCCCGCTGATGTTCATAGGACTTTTTGTCGGGATCGTCTTCTTCGTCTCCGCCGGCAGCTTCCTCTATTTCCGTCTGTACAGTGATCTGGATGAGGATAAGCTGAAGTTCAAGGCGATTTCTAAGCTGGGGCTGAGCCACAAAGAACTGGGTCGCATATTGAACCGCCAGATCGGCCTGCTCTTCTTCGCCCCTATTGTAGTCGCTCTTATCCATGGAGCCGTCGCCCTTACAGCACTGTCCCATATGTTCCAGTATTCCCTGTTCAGGGAATCTCTGCTTGTGCTGGGTCTGTTCTTTTTCATCCAAGTTATCTACTTCCTCATTGTCCGTTTGTTCTACACGAGACAAATCCGGTCGGCCTTGGCCGGATAA
- a CDS encoding ABC transporter ATP-binding protein, translated as MLEVQQVSKIYEGNVAYRALTNIDLTIESGEFVGIMGPSGSGKTTLLNLIATVDAPTTGSIVIGGKDTGTLDKNELAVFRRRELGFVFQDFNLLNTLTVEENIVLPLTLDGTKVRVMRQKAQEIARKLGIEDIMKKRTYEISGGQAQRTAVARAMIHSPKLLLADEPTGNLDSGAARDVMNLLETINEQQGTTMMLVTHDAVAASYCHRVVFIKDGRFYTEIHRGDNRQSFFQKIIDTLSLLGGYSHDVPPVRIP; from the coding sequence ATGCTGGAGGTACAACAGGTCAGTAAAATATATGAAGGAAACGTAGCCTACCGGGCGTTGACCAACATTGATCTAACGATAGAGTCCGGAGAATTCGTAGGGATTATGGGTCCATCGGGAAGCGGCAAAACCACGCTGCTGAATCTGATTGCCACCGTTGATGCTCCGACCACAGGAAGCATTGTGATTGGCGGGAAGGACACCGGCACGCTGGACAAAAATGAACTGGCGGTATTCCGCCGCCGCGAGCTGGGCTTTGTCTTTCAGGATTTCAACCTGCTGAACACCTTGACGGTGGAAGAGAATATCGTGCTTCCGCTCACACTGGATGGAACAAAGGTGCGTGTGATGAGGCAGAAGGCGCAGGAGATTGCGAGGAAGCTGGGCATTGAAGACATTATGAAGAAGCGTACCTATGAGATCTCGGGCGGTCAAGCCCAGCGGACAGCGGTCGCCAGAGCGATGATTCACTCTCCGAAGCTGCTGCTGGCGGATGAGCCTACCGGCAATCTGGATTCGGGTGCAGCCAGGGATGTGATGAATCTGCTGGAGACAATCAACGAACAGCAGGGAACCACCATGATGCTCGTGACGCATGACGCTGTTGCGGCCAGCTATTGTCACCGTGTGGTCTTCATTAAGGATGGCCGATTCTATACAGAGATCCACCGCGGGGACAACCGCCAGAGCTTTTTCCAGAAAATCATTGATACACTTTCGCTGTTAGGGGGGTATAGCCATGACGTTCCGCCAGTTCGCATTCCGTAA
- a CDS encoding sensor histidine kinase, with protein MKLFIREHALLFAVQLMQFAAILSIYWLDGYRDLPTALYAVFIGFFFLGCYLIYQYISRRRYYLRLSRPLEALDESFQILEDQPASKALEQLLHSQYRHYQQQLTAVKLQQEQHLTFIDQWVHQMKTPLSVIELTVQNLDEPEAASIREELELMRRGLHTVLYMARLRAFEQDFHIKPVVLPKLVSEVVHDHKRLFIRNSIFPEVKVSSPGITAQSDEKWLFFMLSQLISNAIKYSAAADKTGNGQKVTVSCYLRGAHAVIEVKDHGIGIPKSDHKRVFGPFFTGDNGRGLRESTGMGLYLTKEAADRLGHRLELESAAGEGTVIRIILTAQP; from the coding sequence ATGAAGCTGTTTATCCGGGAGCACGCGCTATTATTCGCAGTTCAGCTGATGCAATTCGCTGCTATATTGTCTATTTACTGGCTCGACGGCTACCGTGATCTGCCCACCGCGCTCTATGCAGTCTTCATAGGCTTCTTCTTTCTCGGCTGCTATCTGATCTATCAATATATCAGCAGGCGGCGTTATTATCTCCGGCTCAGCAGACCGCTGGAGGCACTGGACGAATCCTTCCAGATCCTGGAGGACCAGCCTGCCTCTAAGGCGCTGGAGCAGCTCCTGCACTCTCAGTACCGCCATTATCAGCAACAGCTCACTGCGGTGAAGCTCCAGCAGGAGCAACACCTAACCTTCATAGACCAGTGGGTGCATCAGATGAAGACCCCGCTGTCGGTGATCGAGCTGACTGTACAGAACCTTGACGAGCCGGAGGCTGCCAGCATCCGGGAGGAGCTGGAGCTTATGCGGCGGGGATTGCACACTGTGCTGTACATGGCCAGGCTGCGGGCGTTTGAACAGGATTTTCACATTAAGCCTGTGGTCCTGCCGAAGCTGGTAAGCGAGGTGGTCCATGATCACAAGCGGCTCTTCATCCGCAACTCTATCTTTCCCGAAGTGAAGGTCTCCTCTCCCGGCATTACTGCCCAGAGCGATGAGAAGTGGCTGTTCTTCATGCTGTCCCAACTCATAAGCAACGCCATCAAATATTCCGCAGCAGCGGACAAGACCGGTAACGGTCAGAAGGTTACGGTATCCTGCTATCTCAGGGGAGCACACGCGGTCATTGAAGTGAAGGATCACGGCATCGGCATTCCAAAGTCCGATCACAAGCGGGTGTTCGGCCCCTTTTTCACCGGTGACAACGGGCGGGGACTGCGGGAATCTACGGGAATGGGACTGTACTTGACCAAAGAGGCGGCCGACCGCCTCGGACACCGGCTTGAGCTGGAATCGGCGGCTGGTGAGGGAACGGTAATCAGGATTATTTTGACGGCCCAGCCTTAG
- a CDS encoding response regulator transcription factor, whose product MSRIMIVEDDPKIADLLHSAVEKYGYEVVRVRDFRLVLQEFEEMGPELVLLDVNLPSYDGYYWCRQIRKVSTCPVLFISARDGEMDQIMALENGGDDYIPKPFHSGIVLAKIHSHLRRAYGEYAAKREELMLEKEGLKLYLERLELQYEQSAVSLTRKEADLTQSLMERYPRVASREALLEKLWDPEAFVDENTLNVNIARVRKKFQELGLHDAVLTVRGSGYRLNPSWTEAKP is encoded by the coding sequence ATGTCCAGAATCATGATTGTAGAAGATGATCCGAAGATTGCAGACTTGCTGCACTCGGCTGTTGAGAAGTACGGATATGAGGTCGTCAGGGTCAGAGACTTTCGCCTGGTATTGCAGGAATTCGAGGAGATGGGACCGGAGCTGGTGCTGCTGGATGTGAATCTGCCCAGCTATGACGGTTATTACTGGTGCCGGCAGATCCGCAAGGTCTCCACTTGCCCTGTGCTGTTCATTTCGGCGCGGGACGGGGAGATGGACCAGATTATGGCGCTGGAGAACGGCGGGGATGATTATATTCCGAAGCCCTTTCACTCCGGGATTGTACTGGCCAAAATCCATAGCCACCTCCGCCGGGCCTACGGGGAATATGCGGCAAAACGCGAGGAGCTAATGCTGGAGAAGGAAGGGCTTAAGCTCTATCTGGAACGGCTCGAGTTGCAGTATGAACAGTCGGCCGTGAGCCTAACCCGCAAGGAAGCGGATCTCACCCAGAGCCTGATGGAGCGTTATCCGCGGGTGGCCAGCCGGGAAGCCCTGCTGGAGAAGCTGTGGGACCCGGAGGCATTTGTGGATGAGAACACGCTGAATGTGAATATTGCGCGGGTACGGAAGAAATTTCAGGAGCTTGGGCTGCACGATGCCGTGCTTACAGTCAGAGGTTCGGGCTACCGGCTGAACCCAAGCTGGACCGAGGCTAAGCCATGA
- a CDS encoding class I SAM-dependent methyltransferase: MKWISGLILPGSRILDLGCGPGLYTKRLSEQGYNVTGLDFSSRSIAYAQEQDTRSRYIYQNYLELDYSEAFDMITLIYCDYGALTQSERYTLLGKLHRALKPGGLFIMDVFTHQTIQSKKDSTSWSVQPDGGFWNAEPHVCLEASYFFEEHTVEARQTVILTDHRLHHYLIWNTVFTQETLAEEVLPWGFQLDSVYDDSCGSPYTGGADTLCFVLRKG, from the coding sequence GTGAAGTGGATTAGCGGTCTGATCCTGCCGGGGAGCCGTATTCTTGACCTTGGCTGTGGACCTGGACTCTATACCAAGCGTCTCTCTGAACAGGGATATAACGTAACGGGGCTTGATTTCTCAAGCCGCTCCATCGCCTATGCCCAAGAGCAGGATACGCGGAGCCGGTACATCTATCAGAATTATTTAGAGCTGGATTATTCGGAAGCGTTCGATATGATTACCTTGATTTATTGTGATTATGGCGCACTTACACAGAGTGAGCGGTACACTCTGCTGGGCAAGCTGCACCGTGCGTTAAAGCCTGGGGGTTTGTTTATTATGGATGTATTTACGCATCAGACGATTCAGAGTAAGAAGGATAGCACTTCGTGGTCGGTTCAGCCAGACGGAGGCTTTTGGAATGCTGAACCGCATGTATGTCTCGAAGCGTCTTATTTCTTCGAGGAGCATACCGTGGAGGCCCGTCAGACCGTCATCCTTACCGATCATAGGCTGCATCATTATTTGATCTGGAACACGGTGTTTACACAGGAGACCCTTGCGGAGGAAGTGTTGCCTTGGGGATTCCAGCTGGACAGTGTTTACGATGATAGCTGCGGCAGTCCGTATACGGGGGGAGCAGACACACTATGTTTTGTACTTAGGAAGGGATAG